CTTCCGCGCGCGGTTCAACTTCTTCCTGGCCGCGTCGATGAAGCGCCTCGCGTCGGCCTTGTTCACGCTCTCGATTTCGGACCGCTCACGGCCTTTGTCCTGCAGATGAACGCCCTCGACCTGGTCGAAGGGAAAGTCCTCCGACCTGGAATCGACCCACCCTTCGTAGACGTACAGGACCCGCCGGTCGGTCAGCGCGAGCACTCCGAAGTCGCCTCCGCACAAGCCGATCGCGAGTTCTCCGACAGTCTCGTCGCTGTACAGGTACTTGGGCAGTCGGCGGATGTCCCGCTTGCCGCCGAACACGTTTTTCAGCCGCGCGGCGGCCTGGGCCAATCCCGGATATGTCGGATACTCCTCCTCGCCGACCCTCCCGGAGCCCTCCCCGCCGACGCCGAGAGCCAGCGTAGCCATTCGCCCCGGAGATGTGTGCGGCCTCGTGGAGACGTTACTCAGCCGTAAAGGTGGTTGGCGTATTCGGGGCCGTAGTAGCGTTCCAGCTCTTCGAGGCTGTCGTCGGGACGGTCGAGGGCCTTGGCGATCCGTGCGCGCGAGGGGAGTGCCTCGGGAGTCCCGTTTCCGGCTTCCACAGCGCCGACTGCAGGAATGCCTTGGCACAGTGGTGGAACACCTGCTCGATGTCCACGACGAGGGCCACGGGAGGCCGATGGCCCTGGACGGTCATCTCGTCGAAGAACGGCGCATCGCGCACCGGACGGGCGCGGCCGTTGATGCGCAATGTGTCACCACGGCCGGGCTGATCGGAGTTGATCAGCACTCGCATCGTATCAGCGGTGGCGGTTCGACGAATCGTCCGCGCGGCTCGGCAGTGCCCACAGGAGTACCAACGGGCCGAGGAGCAATGCGGCGGTGAGGAACCACGGCATCAGTACGATCGGAGCGCTCATACCCGCACCATCGGCCGCCACGACGGTTCTGTTGAGAGCGGAAGTGTCCCCTTTTCGGGGGAGTCGTGACCACGTGTGGAGAGCCGCGGAGCTGCGGAATGCCGGCCACGATATGCTCCTGGCTCTACGCGCTGCCCGGTATGATCAGTGATCCGGGGGTGCGGTCGTCGGGGAGATCGAGCAGGTCGTCGATCACCTCGCACACGGAGCCGGTGGACTGCCAGGACACTCTGGTCGGAGCGAGGATGTTCTCCTCGCTTCCGGGCATCCTGGTGGCCACGACATCGTTTTCGTCCTGCAGGCGGATCGCGTCGATGACGTTGTCGTGGGCGCGGACGCCGACCACGGCCAGAATCTCGCCCTGCTCGTCACGCGGGTGCATGAACCGGAAACCCCGTGCGACGAGCCGACGCAGGCGTTCGTCCGCGGCGGAAGTGGTGTCAGTGGAGGACGTCATCGAACTCACCGTCCTTGGCGCCTGCCAGGAAAGCGGCCATCTCGGCGCGGGTGTAGATCAGCGCGGGGCCATCGGGATGACGTGAGTTGCGCATCGCGATCTCGTCGCCGCCGAGGGAGGCGATCTCCACGCAATTACCGATCGCGCCGCTGCGTGTGCTCTTGCGCCACGCCGCTCCGGCGAGCAGCGAAGCCGACGTGCTACTGCGAATTTCGTCCGCCATGGTTGTCACCTTCTCGACGATCTGCCGGATGCATATGCACGTGCATTTGACCGTGCGGATGAATATAACATGGATCACAGCAACTGCACGTGCACTTGCACAGATGAACCCGTTTGTGGGACTTTCGGCTGTTGCGGAACGGACAGCCGGGCAACCGGAAATGGCAGCTGCGGCAGAAGTGTCGGCGTGGACGAAAACGGGCAGGTCCTCGATTCGGCGCCGGAACCGATGTCGGAGATGTCGGAGTTGTCAGAATTCGGCGCGCATCTTGGTGAGCAACTGCCGGGTCTGCTCGGGAGTCTCGGCATCCACCGCCAACCGATCGAGCACCCTGCTGTACAGCTCGATCTCCTCCGGCTTCTCCAGGTAGAGAGCCCCGGAGAGGTGTTCGATGTAGACCAGGTCGGGCAATTCGGACTCGGTGAATCGCAGCAGGCTGAACGCGCCTTCTGCCGCGTATCCGCTGAGCCGGTACGGCACGACCTGAAGCGTGACATGGGGCAGCTTGGTGATCTCCAGCAGTTGTTCGATCTGGGCCCGCATCACCTGCCGTCCCCCGATCGGTCGATGCAGCACGGACTCGTCGATCACCGCCCACAGGCGCGGTGCACCCGGTCGAGCGAGTAGTTTCTGGCGGTGCATGCGCAGGGCGACGCGGCGCTGAACATCCTCGCCTGCCAGCTCCGGGCGACCGTGGCCGGCGACCGCCCGCGCGTAGTCCTCGGTCTGCATCAGGCCCGGAACGAATTGCAGCTCGTAGGTCTGAATCCGCGAGACCGACTCCTCCAAACCGACGTAGTCCTGGAACCACTCGGGCATCAGATCGGTGTAGCGGTGCCACCAGCCGGGCTCGTTGGAGCGTTTGACCATGTCGAGAAATCCTTCGCGCTCACCGGCGTCGGTCACCCCGTACATGGTCAGCAGGTCGCTGACGTCGCGTTCCTTGAAGCTCACCCGGCCGAGTTCGATCCTGCTGATCTTCGACCCCGAAGCGCGGATGGAGTAGCCGGCGTCGGCTCGGGAGATCTCGGCCGCCTCCCGGAGTCGGCGTAGTTGTGCGCCCAGTACGATGCGCCGAGCTGTGGGGCCGCCGCTGTGCGCATCGGCTTGGCCGCCATCGGCCGAGTCAGGGGAACCAACCGTGGCCATTGCTGCTCCTCCCGTGCGTGCTGCGGTCACGCGGGTCCGTACTGCGCCGGTCCAGTACCGGACGAGGTTCGATCATTGCCTGCTATCGCGGTGGTCCGCGACGAATTGCCACAGTCGCATTTACCGTTCGCGTTTGGGGACCTACGCTCAGTGCGCCGTGATCAATACCCGTACCTTAACGCCTTGAGAGGCCCCGATGCCCGCTAGCAACTTCCCGACCGACGAGGCGGCCCCCGTCCACATCGACACCACCAAGGCGAGCATCGCCAGGGTCTACGACGCGTTTCTGCACGGCAAGGACAACTATGAGGTCGATCGTGAGGTCTTCCGGCGAGTTCAGCGGGTTGCGCCGGAAGCAGCTACTCTCGCCTGGGACAATCGGGACTTTTTGATCCGTGTCACTCGTTTCATCGCCAGCCAGACCGGCGTGGCCCAGTTCCTCGACTGTGGATCGGGGCTGCCGACCGCGGAGAACACCCACCAGGTCGCCCAGCGACTGCAACCGGATGCGCGCGTGGTGTACGTCGACAACGATCCCGTGGTGCTCGCGCACGGGCGGGCGCTGCTCGAGGAG
This Haloactinomyces albus DNA region includes the following protein-coding sequences:
- a CDS encoding SHOCT domain-containing protein → MATLALGVGGEGSGRVGEEEYPTYPGLAQAAARLKNVFGGKRDIRRLPKYLYSDETVGELAIGLCGGDFGVLALTDRRVLYVYEGWVDSRSEDFPFDQVEGVHLQDKGRERSEIESVNKADARRFIDAARKKLNRARKHSPKPNRTGPEAPARPAPPAQQGSGSSTESDPLDRLERLGKLRDAGVLTEEEFATQKAKLLHRL
- a CDS encoding DUF397 domain-containing protein — encoded protein: MADEIRSSTSASLLAGAAWRKSTRSGAIGNCVEIASLGGDEIAMRNSRHPDGPALIYTRAEMAAFLAGAKDGEFDDVLH
- a CDS encoding helix-turn-helix domain-containing protein: MATVGSPDSADGGQADAHSGGPTARRIVLGAQLRRLREAAEISRADAGYSIRASGSKISRIELGRVSFKERDVSDLLTMYGVTDAGEREGFLDMVKRSNEPGWWHRYTDLMPEWFQDYVGLEESVSRIQTYELQFVPGLMQTEDYARAVAGHGRPELAGEDVQRRVALRMHRQKLLARPGAPRLWAVIDESVLHRPIGGRQVMRAQIEQLLEITKLPHVTLQVVPYRLSGYAAEGAFSLLRFTESELPDLVYIEHLSGALYLEKPEEIELYSRVLDRLAVDAETPEQTRQLLTKMRAEF